One window of Macrococcus sp. 19Msa1099 genomic DNA carries:
- the sucD gene encoding succinate--CoA ligase subunit alpha: protein MGVFIDKDTKVIVQGITGSTALFHTKQMIEYGTKIVAGVTPGKGGMEVEGVPVFNTVEEAVKATGATVSVIYVPAPFAADAIVECVDAELDLAICITEHIPVLDMVKVKRYMQGKKTRLVGPNCPGVITADECKIGIMPGYIHKKGHVGVVSRSGTLTYEAVHQLTQAGIGQTTAVGIGGDPVNGTNFIDALEAFNNDPETLAVVMIGEIGGTAEEEAAEWVKANMTKPVVGFIGGQTAPPGKRMGHAGAIISGGKGTAEEKIKTMNACGIKTAATPSEIGSTLIERIKEEAGLYEKCLTVK from the coding sequence GTGGGAGTATTTATTGATAAAGATACAAAAGTAATCGTACAAGGAATTACAGGATCAACAGCATTATTTCATACGAAACAAATGATTGAATATGGTACAAAGATCGTTGCCGGTGTTACACCAGGTAAAGGTGGTATGGAAGTTGAAGGCGTACCGGTATTTAATACCGTTGAAGAAGCAGTAAAAGCAACAGGTGCTACGGTATCTGTTATATATGTACCAGCACCATTTGCTGCAGATGCAATTGTTGAATGTGTAGATGCTGAATTAGATTTAGCAATCTGTATTACAGAACATATTCCAGTATTAGATATGGTTAAAGTGAAACGTTATATGCAAGGTAAGAAAACACGCTTAGTTGGACCGAACTGTCCTGGTGTTATTACTGCTGATGAGTGTAAAATCGGGATTATGCCAGGATACATTCATAAAAAAGGTCACGTTGGCGTTGTAAGCCGTTCTGGAACATTGACTTATGAAGCAGTGCATCAGCTAACACAAGCAGGTATTGGTCAAACAACAGCTGTAGGTATCGGTGGAGATCCTGTAAACGGTACGAACTTCATCGATGCACTAGAAGCGTTTAACAATGATCCTGAAACTTTAGCTGTTGTGATGATCGGTGAAATCGGTGGGACAGCGGAAGAAGAAGCTGCTGAATGGGTAAAAGCGAACATGACGAAACCTGTTGTAGGCTTTATCGGTGGTCAGACTGCACCTCCAGGTAAACGTATGGGACATGCTGGTGCGATTATTTCTGGCGGTAAAGGTACGGCTGAAGAAAAGATTAAAACAATGAATGCTTGCGGCATTAAAACTGCAGCGACACCTTCTGAAATTGGTTCTACATTAATCGAACGTATTAAAGAAGAAGCAGGCTTATACGAAAAATGTTTAACAGTTAAATAA
- the sucC gene encoding ADP-forming succinate--CoA ligase subunit beta has protein sequence MNIHEYQGKEIFRSMGVAVPNGSVAYTPEEAVEVAKGLKEGVYVVKAQIHAGGRGKAGGVKIAKSLEEVESYAKELLGKVLVTHQTGPEGKEVKRLLVEEGCDIKKEYYLGFVLDRATDSVVLMGSEEGGTEIEEVAEATPEKIFKEVIDPVVGLMPYQARRLAFNINIPKESVNKAVKIMLGLYDVFMKKDASIIEINPLVTTGEGEVLALDAKINFDANALFRQKDVMELRDLDEEDPKEIEASKYDLSYIALDGNIGCMVNGAGLAMATMDTINHFGGNPANFLDVGGGATKEKVTEAFKIILGDEKVEGIFVNIFGGIMKCDVIAEGVVAAAKELELTIPLVVRLEGTNVDQGKEILGNSGLAITPASTMAEGAQKIVELVKEAK, from the coding sequence ATGAATATCCATGAGTATCAAGGGAAAGAGATTTTTCGCTCTATGGGTGTAGCAGTTCCGAACGGTTCTGTTGCTTATACACCTGAAGAAGCAGTTGAAGTAGCTAAAGGTCTAAAAGAAGGGGTCTACGTCGTTAAAGCTCAAATTCACGCTGGTGGCCGTGGTAAAGCTGGCGGTGTTAAGATTGCAAAATCTTTAGAAGAAGTTGAAAGCTACGCGAAAGAATTACTTGGAAAAGTATTAGTTACGCATCAAACTGGTCCTGAAGGTAAGGAAGTTAAACGTCTTCTAGTTGAAGAAGGATGCGATATAAAAAAGGAATATTATTTAGGTTTCGTACTAGACCGTGCTACAGACAGTGTAGTATTAATGGGTTCTGAAGAAGGTGGGACTGAAATTGAAGAGGTAGCTGAAGCGACACCTGAAAAAATCTTTAAAGAAGTTATCGATCCAGTTGTTGGATTAATGCCTTATCAAGCACGTCGTCTAGCATTTAACATTAATATTCCGAAAGAATCTGTAAATAAAGCAGTAAAAATTATGCTAGGTCTATATGATGTATTTATGAAGAAAGATGCTTCAATCATTGAAATTAACCCACTTGTAACAACAGGTGAAGGGGAAGTTTTAGCGCTTGACGCTAAAATTAACTTTGATGCAAACGCATTATTCCGTCAAAAAGACGTTATGGAACTACGTGATTTAGATGAAGAGGATCCAAAGGAAATCGAAGCATCTAAATATGATTTATCATATATCGCTTTAGATGGGAATATCGGTTGTATGGTAAACGGTGCCGGTCTTGCGATGGCAACGATGGATACAATTAATCATTTCGGCGGAAATCCGGCGAACTTCCTTGATGTAGGGGGCGGCGCAACGAAAGAGAAAGTTACTGAAGCATTCAAAATCATTTTAGGTGATGAGAAGGTTGAGGGGATTTTCGTTAATATCTTCGGTGGTATCATGAAGTGTGATGTAATCGCAGAAGGTGTTGTTGCAGCGGCTAAAGAATTAGAATTAACAATCCCATTAGTGGTACGTTTAGAAGGTACAAATGTGGATCAAGGTAAAGAAATTCTAGGTAATTCAGGATTAGCAATTACACCAGCAAGCACGATGGCTGAAGGTGCACAAAAAATCGTTGAATTAGTAAAAGAAGCTAAATAG